One part of the Pecten maximus chromosome 1, xPecMax1.1, whole genome shotgun sequence genome encodes these proteins:
- the LOC117333601 gene encoding bifunctional apoptosis regulator-like, with product MADQWHVYDATEEGQEATEEGNQPAVLKREQSVYDMDIKCHICYELLVKPSSLACGHTFCRLCLAEWYNASKRLECPDCRTPWQEVPRVNIFIREVLQKDYPEKLREREEALNTEENDQIINNFERFGQQLKARRVAGQPGRVVVQGGPQRNVMQVKDFCSGFIVAAAVVMFMYLIWYWRSDSDHGMLIYKPVLRWEPEEVGTWLEEMGTWSSVYASNAIEEKIDGRQLLVMDESDLKEKLKMEDSLHMKVVLQSLNDLSERGSKLPGTLWEYKSLHPGLAMLLLYGMKDYPRTTILFIYLFEYDSVFIPFVHNTCIDSETTLDMFDNVTSGQLTEFVSCGLFLPYYLIGIYAYDWTVTHYWISRLVIITCMAQTYLECTFIADFLRGGYRNIFSMGKSYGKSLLSGVFFIIIWPVVPSFICNIFFYVALYLSPYVSLEKMYHRIRNTNPRN from the exons ATGGCAGACCAATGGCATGTGTATGATGCAACAGAAGAAGGGCAAGAAGCAACAGAAGAAGGAAACCAACCAGCAGTTTTAAAGCGTGAACAGTCAGTCTACGACATGGATATCAAGTGTCACATCTGTTATGAACTGCTAGTAAAGCCATCCTCTTTGGCATGTGGTCACACCTTCTGTAGGCTATGTCTGGCAGAATGGTATAATGCGTCTAAGCGTTTAGAATGCCCTGATTGTCGCACACCATGGCAGGAAGTTCCAAGGGTCAACATATTTATCAG GGAAGTATTGCAAAAAGATTATCCTGAAAAGTTACGAGAGAGGGAAGAGGCTTTAAACACTGAAGAAAATGatcagataataaacaattttgagAGATTTGGTCAACAATTAAAAGCCAGGCGAGTCGCTGGACAGCCTGGCAGGGTGGTAGTACAGGGTGGTCCACAAAGAAATGTAATGCAAGTAAAGGACTTCTGTTCAGGATTTATAGTGGCAGCTGCTGTAGTAATG TTTATGTATTTGATATGGTACTGGCGCAGCGACAGTGACCACGGTATGTTGATATACAAGCCAGTTCTGCGATGGGAGCCAGAGGAGGTGGGAACTTGGCTGGAGGAGATGGGGACCTGGAGTTCCGTTTATGCCAGCAATGCAATAGAAGAAAAAATAG ATGGAAGGCAACTCTTGGTAATGGACGAATCTGATTTgaaagaaaaattgaaaatggaAGACAGTCTCCATATGAAGGTTGTGTTGCAGTCTCTAAATGATTTGTCTGAAAGGGGGTCAAAGCTGCCGGGAACTCTCTGGGAATATAAG TCACTACACCCCGGACTTGCCATGTTGTTGTTGTATGGAATGAAAGACTACCCTCGTACTACGATCTTGTTCATATACCTGTTTGAATATGATTCTGTTTTCATCCCATTCGtacacaacacatgtatagaTTCTGAGACAACTTTAGACATG TTTGACAATGTGACCAGTGGACAGCTGACCGAGTTTGTATCCTGTGGCCTGTTCCTGCCTTACTACCTCATTGGAATCTATGCTTACGATTGGACTGTCACCCATTACTGGATCAGTCGACTAGTCATTATCACCTGTATGGCTCAAACTTACCTAGAATGTACCTTCATCGCCGATTTCCTGAGAGGCGGGTATAG AAACATCTTTTCAATGGGGAAAAGTTACGGAAAGAGCTTGCTGTCTGGTGTTTTCTTCATCATCATCTGGCCTGTTGTCCCATCCTTCATCTGTAACATCTTCTTCTACGTAGCCCTGTACCTGTCTCCCTACGTGAGTCTGGAGAAAATGTACCATCGCATCAGGAATACAAACCCAAGGAACTGA